In a single window of the Pseudomonas entomophila genome:
- a CDS encoding VOC family protein, with product MTPKNSICLWFDGDAEAAANFYARTFPDSRVTAVHQAPGDYPSGQQGDVITVEFTVMGIPCIGLNGGPMFKHSEAFSFQVATDDQAETDRYWNAIIDNGGEASACGWCKDKWGLSWQISPRVLTQAVSGTDQAAAKRAFEAMLTMGKIDIAAIEKALKD from the coding sequence ATGACCCCGAAGAACAGTATCTGCCTCTGGTTCGACGGCGATGCCGAAGCGGCGGCGAACTTCTATGCGCGCACCTTTCCCGACAGCAGGGTGACCGCCGTGCACCAGGCGCCCGGCGACTACCCGTCTGGCCAGCAGGGCGATGTGATCACGGTCGAGTTCACCGTGATGGGCATCCCCTGCATCGGCCTCAATGGCGGGCCGATGTTCAAGCACAGCGAGGCGTTCTCGTTCCAGGTGGCGACCGACGATCAGGCGGAAACCGACCGTTACTGGAACGCCATCATCGACAACGGCGGTGAAGCCAGCGCCTGTGGTTGGTGCAAGGACAAGTGGGGGCTGTCGTGGCAGATTTCGCCGCGCGTTCTCACCCAGGCGGTGAGTGGCACTGATCAGGCTGCCGCCAAACGGGCGTTCGAGGCGATGTTGACGATGGGCAAGATCGACATTGCGGCGATCGAGAAGGCGCTCAAGGACTGA
- a CDS encoding TIGR03915 family putative DNA repair protein: MIALDCGDDFATWRDQARRLLGHGIDPAEVTWGQGPMDDLLAVAAPPPEGPGPFRARVPAALLAQLEQAGRYRGEQRWNLLYEVLWRVAHGDRTAMLAGDRLGSELQRRIKQVGREAHHLHAFVRFVPLPAALAEHLQLDLVAYHEPAHDILDSASGHFAERLGRQRWLIATPRDGIRFDGENLHYRRHCPEDWRQWARNAEDPDAELWLTYYRHTFNPARLNPDALRQHLPGRFWRHLPEGPLIPALVGQARQGKQRDGQASEIALQAGKRIADVRLQVQRRPL; the protein is encoded by the coding sequence ATGATCGCGCTCGACTGCGGTGATGACTTCGCCACCTGGCGCGACCAGGCTCGGCGACTGCTTGGGCATGGCATCGACCCGGCCGAGGTCACCTGGGGCCAAGGCCCGATGGATGATCTACTCGCGGTAGCGGCGCCTCCACCCGAAGGCCCGGGCCCGTTTCGCGCCCGCGTGCCGGCGGCTTTGCTGGCCCAGTTGGAACAGGCTGGGCGCTATCGCGGCGAACAACGCTGGAACCTGCTCTACGAAGTGCTCTGGCGCGTCGCCCATGGCGACCGCACCGCCATGCTCGCCGGTGACCGCCTGGGCAGTGAACTGCAACGGCGTATCAAGCAGGTTGGGCGCGAGGCCCATCACCTGCACGCCTTCGTGCGCTTCGTGCCGCTGCCTGCCGCACTGGCCGAGCACCTGCAACTGGACCTGGTCGCCTATCACGAACCCGCACACGACATCCTCGACAGTGCCAGCGGCCATTTCGCCGAACGCCTGGGGCGTCAGCGCTGGCTGATCGCAACCCCGCGCGACGGCATCCGCTTCGACGGAGAAAACCTGCACTACCGCCGCCACTGCCCGGAGGACTGGCGCCAGTGGGCGCGGAACGCGGAGGACCCAGACGCCGAGCTCTGGCTCACCTATTACCGGCACACTTTCAACCCCGCCCGGCTCAACCCCGACGCCCTGCGCCAGCATCTGCCCGGTCGGTTCTGGCGGCACTTGCCCGAAGGGCCATTGATTCCCGCGCTGGTCGGCCAGGCGCGCCAAGGCAAGCAGCGCGATGGCCAGGCCTCGGAAATCGCCTTGCAAGCCGGCAAGCGCATTGCCGATGTTCGCCTGCAGGTTCAGCGCCGCCCCCTGTAG
- a CDS encoding TonB-dependent siderophore receptor, translating to MPSHPFTPARNLLAAAICMATLTPALANPQTENQAPGVLELGATAINDSSLGSTTEGSQSYTTGAMSTATKLPLTMRETPQAVTVITRQRMDDQNMTSINDVARYTPGLFLNQANGPGRQSYTARGFDVDSIMYDGIPSAYTGWVVGAQPNLAMFDRVEVVRGSTGLVTGAGTPSAAINLVRKRPLAEQKVTLTGAAGSWDNYRGEIDASSPLNDSGTLRGRVVTSYRDANGFRDGQEENHGLFYAVTEADLSEDTTLTLGFSHQKDKTNVFWGAIPTDLNGRHLDVSRSYNPGTDWEDKDQEINTLFAELRQRLANDWNLQVNANYSEQNALFRGSYQSRWSTAKALSRTVYQSQNDENQLGLDAFASGPFELLGRNHELVLGASKRLYDMNERNYSPYDTDYPLNGAKPDFVHTGNSRYVINQEGVYATTRLSLADPLKLILGGRLDWYDYDQRDNDAGDYKVTRNVTRYGGLIYDLDQHHSVYVSYTDIFTPQEGRDSSGKPVTPIVGKNYEVGIKGDYFDGALNASLAVFRIDQENRQVEVKLPGCPQLSCYQASGEVRSQGIDFELQGALTDHWQLGAGYTYARVHTVKDANNPAKVNKPLNSDTPEHQFKLYTVYRFQGPLEKLRVGGGVTWQSRMYNDIALGDGSNYRLTQGAYAVTDLMAGYQVNPHLDLQLNANNVFDRTYYSSISKSVDYGGDTFGDPRNFMLTAKYSF from the coding sequence ATGCCCTCCCACCCCTTCACACCCGCGCGCAATCTGCTGGCCGCGGCCATCTGCATGGCCACCCTCACCCCCGCCCTCGCGAACCCACAAACCGAAAACCAGGCCCCAGGCGTGCTGGAACTGGGCGCCACTGCCATCAATGACAGCAGCCTGGGCAGCACCACGGAGGGGTCGCAGTCCTACACCACCGGCGCCATGTCGACCGCCACCAAGCTGCCATTGACCATGCGCGAAACACCCCAGGCGGTCACCGTGATCACCCGCCAGCGCATGGATGACCAGAACATGACCAGCATCAACGATGTGGCCCGGTACACGCCGGGGCTGTTCCTCAACCAAGCCAACGGGCCGGGTCGCCAGAGCTATACCGCCCGCGGCTTCGACGTCGACAGCATCATGTACGACGGTATCCCCAGCGCCTACACCGGCTGGGTGGTCGGCGCCCAGCCTAACCTGGCCATGTTCGACCGGGTCGAAGTAGTGCGTGGCTCCACCGGTCTGGTCACCGGGGCCGGCACGCCCTCGGCGGCGATCAACCTGGTGCGCAAGCGCCCGCTGGCCGAACAGAAGGTCACCCTGACCGGCGCCGCCGGCAGCTGGGACAACTATCGCGGCGAGATCGACGCCTCCAGCCCGCTCAACGACAGCGGTACCCTGCGCGGCCGCGTGGTCACTTCATACCGCGACGCCAACGGCTTTCGCGATGGCCAGGAAGAGAACCACGGCCTGTTTTATGCAGTGACTGAGGCCGACCTGAGCGAGGACACCACGCTCACCCTTGGTTTCTCCCACCAGAAGGACAAGACCAATGTCTTCTGGGGCGCCATTCCCACCGACCTCAACGGCCGCCACCTGGATGTGTCGCGCTCGTACAACCCGGGCACCGACTGGGAGGACAAGGACCAGGAGATCAACACGCTGTTCGCCGAGTTGCGCCAACGCCTGGCCAACGACTGGAACCTGCAGGTCAACGCCAACTACAGCGAACAGAACGCCCTGTTCCGCGGCTCCTACCAATCGCGCTGGAGCACCGCCAAGGCCTTGAGCCGCACGGTCTACCAGTCGCAGAACGACGAGAACCAGCTGGGCCTCGATGCCTTCGCCAGCGGCCCGTTCGAACTGCTCGGGCGCAACCACGAACTGGTGCTGGGTGCCAGCAAGCGCCTCTACGACATGAACGAGCGCAACTACAGCCCCTACGACACCGACTACCCACTCAACGGCGCCAAGCCTGACTTCGTACATACCGGCAACAGCCGCTACGTGATCAACCAGGAAGGTGTGTATGCCACTACCCGCCTGAGCCTCGCCGACCCGTTGAAGCTGATCCTCGGCGGGCGCCTGGACTGGTACGACTACGATCAACGCGACAATGACGCCGGCGATTACAAGGTCACCCGCAACGTCACCCGCTACGGCGGCCTGATCTACGACCTCGACCAGCACCATTCGGTCTACGTGAGCTACACCGACATCTTCACCCCACAGGAAGGCCGGGACAGCTCAGGCAAGCCGGTGACCCCGATCGTCGGCAAGAACTACGAGGTTGGTATCAAGGGCGACTATTTCGACGGGGCCTTGAACGCAAGCCTGGCAGTGTTCCGCATCGACCAGGAGAACCGTCAGGTCGAGGTGAAACTGCCGGGCTGCCCGCAACTGAGCTGCTACCAGGCCTCCGGCGAAGTGCGCAGCCAAGGGATCGACTTCGAACTGCAAGGCGCCTTGACCGACCACTGGCAGCTCGGTGCCGGCTACACCTATGCCCGCGTCCACACCGTCAAGGATGCGAACAACCCGGCCAAGGTCAACAAACCGCTCAACTCCGACACCCCCGAGCACCAGTTCAAGCTGTACACCGTCTACCGCTTCCAGGGCCCGCTGGAGAAACTGCGCGTGGGCGGTGGCGTGACCTGGCAAAGCCGTATGTACAACGACATCGCCCTGGGCGACGGCAGCAACTACCGGTTGACTCAAGGCGCCTACGCCGTCACCGACCTGATGGCCGGCTACCAGGTCAACCCGCACCTGGACCTGCAGCTCAACGCCAACAACGTCTTCGACCGCACTTATTACTCGTCGATTTCCAAATCCGTGGACTACGGTGGAGACACCTTCGGCGACCCACGCAACTTCATGCTGACGGCCAAGTACAGCTTCTGA
- a CDS encoding putative DNA modification/repair radical SAM protein produces MQLIAKLGILADAAKYDASCASSGAPKRSSRGRDGLGATDGMGICHSFTPDGRCVSLLKVLLTNFCLYDCQYCVNRRSSNVPRARFTPEEVVRLTLDFYRRNCISGLFLSSGIIRSADYTMEQLVRVARLLREEHGFRGYIHLKTIPDADPLLIEEAGRLADRLSVNIELPTDASLKRLAPEKQASTIRQAMGVIHQGQQAVADEPRAPRFTPAGQSTQVIVGADATDDSTLLRNAESLYQGYGLKRVYYSAFSPIPDSPGSVPLAAPPLLREHRLYQADFLLRGYGYKAGELLGEAGNLALDIDPKLAWALANRDVFPLDVNRAEPALLARIPGIGLRSVQRLVALRRERRVRYDDLIQLRCVLEKARPFIVTSDYRPAQAELRSGLLRARLREPQAPVQMGLWG; encoded by the coding sequence ATGCAATTGATCGCCAAGCTCGGCATCCTGGCCGACGCCGCCAAGTACGATGCCTCCTGCGCCAGCAGTGGCGCGCCCAAGCGCAGCTCGCGTGGCCGAGACGGGCTTGGCGCCACCGATGGCATGGGTATCTGCCACAGTTTCACCCCGGATGGCCGCTGCGTATCCCTGCTCAAGGTGTTGCTCACCAACTTCTGCCTCTACGATTGCCAGTACTGCGTCAACCGCCGTTCCAGCAACGTGCCACGGGCGCGCTTCACCCCCGAGGAAGTGGTGCGCCTGACCCTCGACTTCTACCGGCGCAACTGCATCAGCGGCCTGTTCCTGAGCTCCGGCATCATCCGTTCGGCCGACTACACCATGGAGCAACTGGTCAGGGTGGCGCGCCTGCTGCGCGAGGAGCACGGCTTTCGCGGCTACATCCACCTCAAGACCATTCCCGACGCCGACCCGTTGCTGATCGAAGAAGCCGGGCGCCTGGCCGACCGCCTGAGCGTCAACATCGAACTGCCCACCGACGCCAGCCTCAAGCGCCTGGCCCCGGAGAAACAGGCCAGCACCATCCGCCAGGCCATGGGGGTGATCCACCAGGGGCAACAGGCGGTGGCCGACGAGCCGCGGGCACCCCGCTTCACGCCCGCCGGGCAAAGTACCCAGGTGATCGTCGGTGCCGACGCCACCGATGACAGCACGCTGCTGCGCAACGCCGAGTCGCTGTACCAGGGATACGGGCTCAAGCGCGTCTACTACTCAGCCTTCAGCCCCATCCCCGACAGCCCCGGCAGCGTGCCACTGGCCGCCCCGCCACTGCTGCGCGAGCACCGCTTGTACCAGGCCGACTTTCTCTTGCGCGGCTATGGCTACAAAGCCGGTGAGCTGCTGGGTGAGGCCGGTAACCTGGCGCTGGACATCGACCCCAAGCTGGCCTGGGCGCTGGCCAATCGCGACGTGTTCCCGCTCGACGTGAACCGCGCGGAACCTGCGCTGCTGGCACGTATCCCCGGCATCGGCCTGCGCAGCGTGCAGCGCCTGGTGGCCCTGCGCCGTGAACGGCGGGTGCGCTACGACGACCTGATCCAGCTGCGCTGCGTGCTGGAAAAAGCCCGCCCGTTCATCGTCACCAGCGATTACCGCCCGGCCCAGGCCGAACTGCGCAGCGGCCTGCTGCGCGCCCGCCTGCGCGAGCCCCAGGCGCCGGTGCAGATGGGCCTGTGGGGATGA